The window TACACTGCTTATCGCAGTTGTGGTATAAAACCTACTGAAATCTGCTGTAGCCTTAGGCTACATATGTATTGAATACATATATTAAGTTAGGTTTTCTTAACGTTATAACCTTTCGATGATTATTACCTGTACTCATGTTAAGGTAATTCGAAATTGGATTATAAATTATATTGACAGAACCATATTTGGATGGATACGATAATGGCTGTTTTGTGGAACTGTTAGTTGTTTTGCTGCTAATTCATTAACTACGTAGTCCAATATTTATTTTGGATATGTATTTAGCTCAGTTTATCGTATTTCATTTTATCTTACCTTATCTTATCTAAGAGAGTTCTTACCTTACAGTCAATTATCTTTATTAACATGTTTTAAATTGTTTGGAAAATATGGTTAACCTGGGTTGAATATGTCAACAATAAATTTTCTGTTATCTTTAGATTTACATAGATGCTAATATTCAAATCGATAGTGAATATATTATTATGTAAGACTAAATTTAATGGTTTTCTGTATAGATGAGTGGATACTTTGTTTTAGTCAGGATTATCTTTAAAAGATTGAAGGGTACAGGTCCAAAATGGGACAAGTCGCAATTTTTCATAAATAGATCTAGTGGTGCCATCTTGTAGCAATTTTAACGTAGAAGTGGCCAGCGGCTTGTTACACGTCTTAAAAGCATTTAGTTCCCGTGAAATGCTAATTCTAATTTAAGCATACACCGCCAATAGGGGGCAAGTCCTCATCAGGCAGGTCCTAAAAGGGTAAAGTCCATATAAACAGCAGATAGACGTTGATCTATTACGTGCAGTTTAGAGTTAGGTTCGTCGGTGTTGCTAGTGTTTTCATTGTGTTTTAAGTGatttaaatgtaaataacaataaatacagaaaACAATAGTAGTGGAAATGAGAATAAAGTAGTGCCTAGACATaatgaatcaaaaaatataaagaagcACGGATGAATGAGAGATGTCATGAAAACAATTAGACTGCAGAGTCACGAGCTAGGTGCTACCTGTAATTGTCTTAAACAATGTTTTCAAAATGTACCTCAAGAAGCAAGAAAAACTGTACTCAAGAATTTTAACACAATGACTTCTATTAATGAGCAGAACTCATATTTATGTGGATTGATTACAGTACTTCCTATTTGCCGAAGAAGGCATAGGAAAGATGAAAACGAAGCCAATTTGAGAAGTGCTGCATATTCTTACAGAGTACGTTTTACCACGGATAATAGCTTAAAAGAAATAACTATTTGTAGACAAGCTTTTATGTCTATTCATggaataagaagaaaaaattaGAGATAATACAAAATTCACTAAAAATGACCGGAGTCGCTCCTAAAGATAAAACGGGAGAAAATAAAAACCATCCTAGAAAATTGGAATCCCACGTTATTGCAGCAATATGCGAACATATAAAGTTATTTAAAGGCAGGAAAAGCCACTACAGTGTTAATGATAGTAAAAAATTATACTTACctgaaaacttaaacataaaaaagatgttcaaaatgttttgCGAGTTGAACCCTTCTATAAACATATCTTACAAGTCTTACAAAACAGTATCTAATACAAAATTTAACATAGCCCTTGGATATCCCAGAACCGATACATGTAGCTTCTGTGATgagtttcttataaaaataaaatctctTCAGTCTGATGTTTTAAACAATTTCGAATTTGCTCAAAATGAACGCTTGCAAAAGGAAATACGCCAGCTTACGATACAAAATGATGTACACAGAAGAAAGGCTTAGGTATTTTACAGTAGAAAAAAGGCTGCGAAGAAGAAAATTCGAACATCTATGACTCACGAAGCTATTTGTCTCGACTTTGGAAAAAATCTCAGTGTCTTAAACATAACAACAAACGATGTTTACTATAAGAGTCAgctgaatgcaaaatttttttacacatactctgcagtaaaattcattgtttattttgttattaatataataatacaatacaaattaaactgcaatattcataagtatttaaaaatgacaataatatacataaaaaaatacactacaatacagtgcaacataattccatatataataatacaatacaaattaaaatgcaatatccataagtatttaaaaatgacaataatgtaataacattaataaaaaagtcctccccgactgggaatcgaaccccggtctcccgcgtgacgggcggggatactgactactactatttaataaataatacaaaacatgtcacataaataaaattattaataaatattttattatatgtatattatatgtatatatatctttatataatatgtataatattaaattatatatactaaaggaacatttttatattcgagagaggaagagagagaaaatatatcttctgtctctctcttactcattatcttacatatgtaatggtttcacagattcactcccatacaaatttccaacgtggagcgcgcgtatagaagtataacttcaaaaatattaatatcttgaaatactattattaaacaacattatgtTTAGATTTGATACCAATCTcgactaaaaaatttaaatgctTACAAGATTTAAAACGATTCTGTGGTGATGAAGCAAAACAATTGTTTGATAACCTGCCCAAGAATtagaattattttatattaataacttttGTTTACGAATTGtcattttaacttatttttttgaACTTGGCCCCTTTAGGCCAATATTGTTTGGTGGTTTGACAAATTAAAGCTTCTGTTTTATTTTGCGTAATATAAGTTTAATTTTTCTGTGTGTCTCATTAATTACCCAAGTTACTGATCTAATCAATAGAGTTCATGATGCCCCCGCGGCATGAAGCTTGCGGGAGGGCCTCAATATATCAGGGGCCCCATCTTATCGTCTAATATAtggaaaaatgtgttattttatattattttacgcATGCAGACGCAACTTTTTTAAGCAGTGCCTGGAAATCTTAAAAACATTAATCAACATAAAACCTgtaagtttaaatttaaaaatgcaaatttttaaatagaCATATTCGGCATTTCGGCAACTATCCTCTCCTATCTGCTACTTCcataaataaacataaacttAATCCTTTCCGGTGTCCCTACCTTTTATGATGACGACTATAAACTATAATGCTTTGTACGTGACTATTGAAATATTTGAAAGGTTTGAGAATTGCAATTTTGCGAattttagaacaatatttttcTAGATCTAGAAATGCGTTTTATGTTTACGTTTAGTATTTCGATACGATATTTGCAGTAGTATTACATCCTTAcattgtttgtttgtttgcaTTTTGTGTTATTTCTGTTGTTTTACGGTTTAGTTGCATCAATTTGGTACGCACTTATTTATCAATTATTGATGACTTATGTTATCATTGGACAATCTCTCAACAGATAAACGGTAAGATAAGGAAATTATAACACTTACACATGTAATAACGTTCTTATTGTAATATATCTGCAGGAGACAGAATGAGTTCTAAAAGGGAATATAAAAGTGGTTCAGAAAAGCGAAAGCTACGTGCTCAAAAATccgaacaaaaacaaaaattaccaaaaaattcTTCATTTTTTGTGCCAACTGGTGAATTAAAACAGCAGCCCAGTGAAGCCGGTGAAGAATCAATAGATTCAGTTGGTCTTAGTGTAAACAATAATTACTAATCCTACTCAAAATGAAAATGACAACCCAGAAGTAGAATTGGACGTCGAGCAGATTAATTACGCTTATTGTAGTTCCAGgtaacgtttcattttttatttaggtagatagactaataattaaaaaaatgctttTAGTTCCCATTAAGTTTATCACTGTTCCGATAAGGGCTTGTATAATGACAATATTGAAGATTTtgctataaaaaaacaaatactacAGCAGGGGCCATCTAAACCTAAAGGGCCATTCCCAAAAGACGCCAATAACCGTTCTTTTTCGAAaaacttttattgttttaaatctcCTGCTGAAACTGAATTACCGCGTTACTGGTTGTTCTACTTGCAACAAACCGATGTTGCATATTGTGAGCCTTACTGGCTTTGTGCCAATAGAACATCACAGTCATATAATTCAGCATAGATTAAAGGAGTGAAAAATTAAGGTTCATGAAAAATCTTTAATTCACCTCCACACCTCGGTTGCTTATGACATGAACAAATATAACAAATCTTTAGAGTATTGTACGGAGAgtgaatttaaaagaaaaaaatctttttggatAAACATTTTAATTAGGATAGTAGATATAggtaattttaaatttagcgcTTATGAATATACCATTTAGAGGACATGGGGAAATAGTTAGTGATGCAAATAGTAGCAATTTTCTAGGAAAAGTTAATATATTGGCTAAATACGACAATTTCTTAGACGAATTAATACAAAAACCGAAATATCAAACAAGATATTCAAGTCCgaaaatcaaaattaattattaactttattaGGAAATTCAATTAGAGATTCTCTTATAATTAATATTCAAAATagcttatttttttctatattattagATAAAACACAGGACATTTCTAAAACAGACCAATTATCAGTCATAATTAGGTACGTTTCGATTGAAAGAGTTCCAATTACTGATGTTCCAAGTAATatcaaaattaataaatcattctCAAGTTTTTTTGTGATATACATAGCCAAACTGGAGAagatatttcaaatttaattttatctttcttAAAAGAACATAGTATATCAGTTGCAAAGTGTCGCGGACAGGGTTATGACGGTGCAGCAGATATGAGTGGCCATTACTCCGGAGtgcaaaagaaaattaaagcCGTCCAACCCGAAGCTGCATACATCCATTGTGCATCTCATAATTTAAATTTGGTGTTGCAGGACGCAAGCACTAATATATTAGAAGTCCGCGATTATTTCGATACCATACaaagtatttataattttttcggCAAAAGTATTAAAAGATGGGATCATTTGCTAACAATGCAGAAAAATTTCCAACCAAAATCGCTTACTCTAAAAACGTTATCGGTGACTAGGTAGTCATCCAGATTTCAAACTGTGCTTGGTGTAAAGCAGAACtacataacaattttaaaaacacTGTCTAAAATGATATTAACTACCACAGATCGCGAGGAGAGAATAACagctaataatttaaaaagtaaaatggaacattttaaatttgtCTTTCTgactattttacaaaataaagtaTTGGAATCTATAAATTTAGCTGTCACTCCTTTGCATTTCAAAAATATGGATCTCTCACGCGCAACAGTACTTTTAGATGACTGCAAAGAATTTTTATCAAATCTAAGGCAAAACTATACGTCATTTTTACAAGAATCCAAAGATTTTGCTACTAATTGTGGCTTGCCCTGTACTTTTAAAATCAAAAGGTTTGGTAAAGTTAAGAAGCATTTTGATGAATTATTACAAGATCAACGCATCTCAAACCCTAAAGAAAGATACAGAATAGGCGTGCTTTTCGGAAATCTGGATGTAGTCATTCAACAAATTCAAGCTAGGTTTTTAAGTATGTACAAAGTAAACGACGATTTTAAAGTTTTAGATCCTAGAAGTGGATATCTTTTCAAATTGGATCCAAATTTTTTTGCCGAAGCCAGTAAATTAGTTGCTGCGTATCCATCAGATTTAAGTAATGAGTTTTTTGAGCAACTGCAATTTGTTAGAAAATCAATAAGGACACAGTTGGAATCGGCAAACTCTATTTACGATGCAGCCAAAATTATTCTCATAAATTTTCATTGCACTAGTGCTTGCATACCAGAAGTGTGTCATGCGTACATCTTATTTTTAACTTTACCCGTCACGACCGCTAGTTTAAAGAGATCTTTTtctaaacttaaattaataaaatcataTCTACGTAGTACCATGTCAGAAGCACGGTTATTTTCTCTATCGCTTATAAGTATCGAAAATAAGGTTGCCCATCAGATagatattaataaaattgtagaTCTATTCGCTGATAGTAGTGCACGAAGAAAGTTGTTCATCTCATAGAATAATATTGTGTAATAATGtaatcatttattaatttttgttctattttattctataccAATAAAGATGAAAAATGTTAGTTGTTACAAACAGTGCATCAATACACTAACACATAATTATAAGTTTTTGTTACACAAGtcgcatttagtaattttttaaagggGGCCCCATTTATAATTTTGCGGGGGGCTCTTGACGGAGTTTGTTACGCCACTGTATGTACCCTTCTTTTGTTACCGGTACCTTTAGTTTACATTGATACTAATTTGGGGTTACATGTAATATACGTCTCATAAGGTGTATATCTATCCACTTTTAACtaaattaaagttatttattttaataaaggtCAGATTAGTTAATCGCTGTACTAGTCCTACCTTTAACCTTGTGAAGTGGTTGTACGTCCTAACCCGTAATAACGTACTAATCCTTTCAAGAATAAACTTCGTTCAagttttggtcgaaataattTTCCGAAGAAGAAGTTCGAGTAGAGGGGGACTGTACCTTTAACAGTAGCCATTTCCGATCATAGTAATTACGGTGTCgaataaaaagccttttttaaAAACGAGCACAAAATTTTCGTTCAGAAAGCCAGTGCTAGTTATTGATGACTTCAATAAGATCGAATTTGAATACCAATATACATAAATTAGGAAACCGGCAGACGATATATTTATAACAATGGGAAAATTAATAAggatgaatttttaaaataataaattggaaTGCAAGCTGAATAgctgaaaataatttaataaaggaACGTCTGAGGAGTGATTTTATTTGTTCAATTCTTTAAAGATGAAGGAATCGCATATACTATAATAAACTAAATTATTTTGATATGATAATAATCCAAATCTAGCAAAGCTAATTTTACTTAAAACTTATTACTTATTACTAGAGTAATAGTTTTGATTTCATTTTACTAGGTGACTTTACCATATAGGTACGTGGAAGATCACAGTTCGGTTATCGTTGAAAACTGGTCTTTTTCACCTCACATCTAGGAAAAAACCTTCTAGATTCTTAATGATAATCTCTTTTTTAGCCGTACCTagcaaaattaaaactaaaaccaAGCTTTTAAATAAGGTAAAGTTTATGAGAATAAAATATTCGAGAAGTAATATTCCGATGACCACGGAAGGAAATCTACTGTGATATGTATATGTTCCTACAGACCTCTACCTTCTTATAAGCCAGCAAGTCTATAAACCGATGCTTGGAATTGAATCAGAAGTAATTATTATCTGGAGTGGAGTACAGATACGTATCTCTAATTTATGTTCTCCTTCATATACCTAAGTGAGGTGCTTCACACATAACagattatacatttttttttgttttgttaactaAATTCTTTAACCTcagtttttatacaaatttttataTCAAATAGTATTTATTACTTTCTTACCCTACTTTCACGAAACTAGATGTATTTAAATGAAAACTTagtttactaattttatttattggatttaaatataattttcgtTGGAATGGGACCATCGTCACTACCaaccatattttattattatcagttTTCTTACACAGtgaataataatttattgttttaaacctCCAAATGCATATGAGGGCCTTCAAGTACTTATCGAcctaaggctatggctccacgagcgataGATTGTCGCTAGAAAaagcagtaaaatgtagcttgataaatgaaaacaacagcagtgatactgagtggctacacgcgctgtagattgtcgcttcgtttcgagaccgaggagcgtcgtcaaggtcgtgtcgcgttcgaatagatccggacctattttttaACAGTAAAttgcagcgcgtttgtggctccactagcagtaatttgtcgcttgtagcggtaattgccatttaatcgaatatttttgttcttgtttgtttatttctctgtgtttgttaagttgtttctttgtttttataaataactttaaagttttttcatacgATTTTGTGTCttaaatcataacaaaaaattataagttctaagaaagaaataaatccaatattttctttatcggtattctagataacaaaaatcaatagatggtttttttttcaatcccaattaaccgtatcaaactgtactttataatagatgccattgttaaacaagaaaaagttgaatatagagaataaacagtttttattgatttcccaaaaatctattttttggatttccttcttcgaactggtgattcatttctatataagtggttgtctaatcatgtcatataaataaaattttaataattattgtttatagtaaaattttattatccttcagtactaatgtttcTTTCTCGATAACTTGgcgtaaaatttataaataaaaaaatgcaacaaagcagattttatgtcgcatcagaattttttaaattattgtaacataaaaaagcaagttagatattggaaaaggaagattcattacattaacccaatatgataaatgaatataatcgacatatgagagccgtcgatctacttgataattcagtagctaattacagaatacgcagaggtaagaagtggtggcgacccctttttattctaatgaaagttaaatagttaaatattttgttttttttttatttttaggtagatacatgtatatgattataaaatatgtaatttgaatAATTAATTTGAATGTAATttgagtaattttaatattaaatcttactttaaggtaggtaattgctaatttttcttctgggcttaggctatcacgcattgatgtatcctgttttcttatgacatcttctatttcacataataaaaaattaaaagaaggcactgacatcctgtaatattcaaaaaacttgtcaggatattcttttaatttgttgtgtaaaaaaaaaattcgcgtcatattaacgctcatggagccaatacaagaccaaaacgcggcgatatgcgcactgtaaactgtcgctcgtggagccatgattttactgctgttctgccgccgtaattttactgctacttCTAGCCTAAAGCATTTGTCTccaaattctttatttatttaaatcatttaGGTTGGTTGTaaccaatgacgtataatatatagactaAGCAGTCCCGTATTCTCGCTATATACTCGGGTGTCCTAAAGATCTCCGCTCAAGGTTGAAGGTATGTTTACCAGAACAGCGGCGTGCtcatttatattttaatgacaataattatttttttaattaaaatttaatatttatgattttttttgttctcgtctataagagaaaaaattatttttataatgtttgtaaagtacattacctgaattttaatcattttaccaACAGGAAATATTGAAGTTTAGCCTAAAGATTAAAAATtctcattttttaaattgtaggactattgattattatttagtgtaaacgaaattttgataaataaatctaATCAGGTTTGAATTTCTATTAAGAATTGCGAGTCTATTTAGAGAGTCGAAAGATTGCTAAAAGTCTATAAATAGTAAGTGAAAATTTATATCACGTTCATATCACTTTTCAATTAGCTGTGTTGGCATCTAtggttgattttctttttttgaaGCCTGGCGGATCCTGCTCTAGTGTATTTTCGGTAATTTATCTATTTCCCAATACgcttgaaaatattttgtatgtggTGTTTAGTAACATGATTCCTCTGTAGTTACTGATATCCTTCGGTGTCCTTTTTAATATCGTTATTAGATGACCCTTTCTCCACTACATCAGTATACTTTCGGAGTATcctgtattttttattagtttaagaaTCCAGTTCATCAAATTGTCTTCTTAATTTTTTATCAGTTCCTGGTGCTTTTCACTGTTTTACTGTTTCACTGTCACTGTGCAATAATGTCCTTATGTAGCAACTTTTGAAGTTTATATTAAGGAATTAGGAAGGAGATCAGTAGGTCACTTGAGTGCAAACAAATAACAAACTTTTgaattctaatttcgtgttttgttgtaatgaattaaaaacaaacaaaaaaaacatcaaatcaattataaatttttatcaaaatctttacaaaagaaataaatcatAAAACATTTTGCAACATAATTAGTAATTTAATTAATGCATTAATGCACACAACGTAATAAATATAGTTTCAATTATTTTCTAAGACATACAATATGTTGTATATAAAGATACAATATGTTATAAATAAGTTGTACAGTAAAATCTCCCTAAAcagaaacctttttaaccgaaacctggtttaaccgaaacggctgagtttcaataatttcgtcaataaaaagtaaatttttatcgcaaaacgtaaacaattccattAATTTCACTAACCGATTGatgcctatgtgtgttgggaaatcaaaaaaaccaagagctctaaaagatatttacgAAAAAGCACTTCCAGCTTTTTATAGGGGCCcaaaaagctcatggatgtcgaccactttattttcagaatggttcgaacatgaaatcttcaaatgctggaacaaacttttttataggattttgattgacgatcctgaagaagaaaatggtaaagaaacgacagaaaaaaattaaaacttttataaaaaattttgccGGGATGTGaagaaattaaccaagaagagatacgtgagtggttagcagtcgatgactcagaaagtgaattcatcgaccaggacatcgacatcattgatatggttcttcattcagacaacctgagcgtatcagacgacgaagatgacgacccaacagACAACAGGCAGCACGAGACCGCCCACTCGCGCTGCCTTCAATGGTTTTCAATGCCGTAGAGGTAAGaactttatacagtaggcctaattagttagggacccgactaggttcttaatttttgtttttctttgcataaagttttgtccttttcagattgctttacgtttcgtcgaacaatcgaataaggcaaactcatgacgttctgcaaatgaactatgaagagatatagctgcaaaacatcgttgtcaaacaaaaacgcaaaagaaaatagatttctttaaaaaagcatgttaaatttgttcattttccttaattttattactttattctgtatttccttattagaaaacattacgaaatcagctagtattttttaatactaatatttTGATCATgaatactataaaaaacaattttatttttaaccgaaattcttgttatccgaaacggtcTCCCCCCaaatatttcggttaacggaggttttactgtataccAAAGACTTCTATAATTGTAATGGTGGTGTGAATAGACAAAATAGGACAAGATAATGTCTTACATCATTTTTGTTGAAGGCAACAGAACAAATTCTTGATAGACATATTAAGGAAAGACCTTTGAGGGATGATTCTCTCAATGGCAACCAGCATGCATATAAAGAAGGAAATCAACAGAAACAGCAGTGGACAAAGTAGTTAAGAAAATCAGTCACTCAATTAATAATGGAGAGAATATTTAGAAGGCACATTAAATAATGCCCTATCAAAAAGATCCACTATCAATGCGTGTTACTATGTGTAACTggatcaaagcaatgctggaaaatATATTGTTGAGTGAATAGAAGATTGTCACAAAGGTGCAAAGAGAGATTTTGGCCAAGACTGCTAAGGGTGTCCACAGGGGGGAGTGTTCCCCCCCCCCTCCTCTGGTCACTCCTGGTGGATCACTTGATGTCATTTCTTGACAAATACGGGGGAAGAAGTACATGCCTATAGGGATGATGTAGTAATTATGGTTAGAGGAAAATATGGTAATTTTCTTTCCAGCACACTCCAAACAACATTAAATATCCTTAGTAGGTAGTATGACATGGAAAAATTCTCTATAAATCTTAGTAAAACATCTAGGAGTAATATTAGATAAGCAGCTTACATTTAACGCCCAGTTGGAAAGAATAACCAACAAAGCAAAGGTTTCCCTTTCTACATGTCGAAGAGTATGTGGGAAAATTTGGGGTTTGAAACCCAAACCGATGTACTGGCTATATATAACTAGTCAGATCTATGATTACGTATGGCGCACTTATATGGTAGTTTAAATAACAACAAAAGACCACTTAATAGAAGCTGAATAAGCTTCAACGACAAGCATGCTTAATCATAACACGAGCAATGTTGACTACCCTAACCGCCTCGTGGAGGTCATGCTTGATCTCTCTTCAATACATATATGGATGGAGAAGGATGTGAAGATAGGAGCATACAGAAAGCGGATAAGACGTCAGGAAGCAGGGCAAAAGGATACCTGGATCAAATCtggagagataattaaaaattacctaGATTTGGAAATAGtaccagatgcaatgcaacccaaatataattttgaaaattcgTTTACCATCCTCTTTATAGGAAGGTATAAATAGGAGTTAAATCAAATCAATGCATTGGCCATCATTAAATTGTTGGCAGCATCATCAAAAGTTAATGAATAGACTTTTATGcctgaatcataaataaaatttaagcaaAGATTGACTAAGGATGCTTTTTTTGATCCACAAaaactcaattaaaaaatatgcaaGTGGCACTTTAAAAGTGTCATTTAAGGCTACGAACATAAACACCAGTGCCTCTTTTGCTTCTGGTATATTATCAGATTCTATATCTGTACCAAAATCTACAGAGCCAATAAATTTTTTCCCATCCCATTTTACTTGCTTACGAATAGACATTTTGCCCA is drawn from Diabrotica undecimpunctata isolate CICGRU chromosome 5, icDiaUnde3, whole genome shotgun sequence and contains these coding sequences:
- the LOC140442356 gene encoding zinc finger MYM-type protein 1-like, translating into MILTTTDREERITANNLKSKMEHFKFVFLTILQNKVLESINLAVTPLHFKNMDLSRATVLLDDCKEFLSNLRQNYTSFLQESKDFATNCGLPCTFKIKRFGKVKKHFDELLQDQRISNPKERYRIGVLFGNLDVVIQQIQARFLSMYKVNDDFKVLDPRSGYLFKLDPNFFAEASKLVAAYPSDLSNEFFEQLQFVRKSIRTQLESANSIYDAAKIILINFHCTSACIPEVCHAYILFLTLPVTTASLKRSFSKLKLIKSYLRSTMSEARLFSLSLISIENKVAHQIDINKIVDLFADSSARRKLFIS